A segment of the Lycium ferocissimum isolate CSIRO_LF1 chromosome 5, AGI_CSIRO_Lferr_CH_V1, whole genome shotgun sequence genome:
GAAAAGTGCTTCATCCTCGAGTTATACAGCAAGACAGAATCACTTTTCTAAAAGTCTCTTGAGGATCTTCTTGTCATGATAGTGTTTCATCCTTTATTTGTACAAAGTTGCACTCTCATAGGCTTGGTACCCGAACTCATCCATCTCTTTGAGTTGAAACAACCAATGTTTAGTTGCTTCTTTCCAATCCAAATTCAGCTTCTTCAGCACCCACATGGCCTTTTCCTAAAGTTCGACTCGCAAATGACACGCCTTGCCAAAACCAGCCTGACAGTGAAAGTCCCAATAGGAGTCTTATATGCAGTTCGATAAGCCCAAAGAGCATCATCCAGCTTCCGGGACCAGGCGGTCCTATTCGCATTGACTATCTTAGCCAAAATACTCTTAATCTCCCATTTAAAAACTTTCACCTGGCTACTCCTCAGAGGATGATAAGAGGATGATAAGGGGTTGCCATTCAATGCTTCACACCAGACATTTCCATCAGTCCCACAAAGGCTCTATTATAAAAGTGTGAGCCACCATCGCTGATGATTGCCCTCGGAGTACCGAAACGAGTAAAGATATTTTTCTTCAAGAACCCTATTACACTCTTGGCTTCATTGTTGGGTAAAGCCACtgcttctacccattttgacACGTAATCTACAGCCACCAGGATGTACTTCATACCACCAGAGCTCAAAAAGGGCCCCAAAAAATCAATTCCCCAAACATCGAACAGCTTGACCTCCATCACgaaattcataggcatctcaTGCCTCCTACCAATGCTCTCTTGTCATTGGCATTGATCACATAATCATGCCAACAAGTTTGCATCATGGATAAGAGTGGGCCAGTAATACCCATATTCAAGAACCTTGGCTGCAGTCCAAGTTCCACTATGATGACCTCCAACAGGAGAGTCATGGCAAGCTTTCAACATCTCCATCACCTCAGACTCTGGGATACAATGCTAAATGATGTTATCAATGCATGCCCGGAATAAGTATGGCTCGTCCCAATAGTACTGACGAGAATCTCTTAAGAACTTCTTCTTCTGGTACGCTTTGATTTCATCTGGAATAATGTCCGTCACTAAAAAGTTGGCAATATCTACATACTGATGACACTGCTAGGACCCTCTCATCTGGGAAGGCATCATCTATATCAAGCTCCTCTGAAGGTCCCCCATCTTCTTCAACCGTGAGAGATGGTCTGCAACCTAGTTTTCGGACCTCTTTCGATCTTTCACCACAAAATTGAATTCTTGCAACAATAGGTTCCATCCAATCAACTGCAGTTTCGCCTCCTTCTTCGCCATCAGATACCTCAATGCAACATGATCGCATATAAACCACCACCTTGGACCCCAATAGGTAGGCtcgaaacttctcaaaagcataGACTATGGCAAGTAGCTCTTGCTTAGTCACAGTGTAGTTCATCTGCGCCCCACTGAGCATTTTGCTGGCATAGTAAATTGGGTGCATGATCTTATTGTGCCTATGACCAAGAATAACCCCAATAGGAAAGCCACtcgcatcacacatcaactcaaATGGCAGAGACCAATCAGGAGATACAATAATAAGAGCAGAAGTTAGGCACTCCTTCAACTCATCAAATGCCTTGCGATCTCATCAAACTCAAACTTAGCatttttttcaagaagcttgcacatggGATTCGCTATCTTGTAGAAATCTTTAATAAAGCGCCGATAGAACCCAGCATGCCCCAAGAAAATTCGGACTCTTTTCACTGAGATGGGTGGAGGAAGCTTTACAATCACATCTGTTTTGGCTTCATCATCCTCAATccccttttcagagattttatgATCAAGGACGATCCCTTCCTTAACCATAAAATGACATTTCTCCTAATTTAGAACAAGATTAATCTCCTCGTATCTCTTCCATACTCGACCCAGATGGTTAAGAAATTCATCATAAGAATAACCTACCGTagaaaaatcatccatgaagACCTCCAAGAAGTCCTCAACCATATCTAAGAAGATcgacatcatgcacctctgaaATGTAGCCGGTGTATTGCAAAGACCAAAAGGCATCC
Coding sequences within it:
- the LOC132057797 gene encoding uncharacterized protein LOC132057797, whose translation is MTLPSAYGSISVIDLIDVIDRAVEIKMEEKCLGEALVAILVNFDVDDMEGYMETINSLEDSSPSVEHQRRLNPPIQVVVKKEIIKWLDTGVVYPITDSKWINIALEGQEMMNFTCPYGNFTFNRMPFGLCNTPATFQRCMMSIFLDMVEDFLEVFMDDFSTEGIVLDHKISEKGIEDDEAKTDVIVKLPPPISAFDELKECLTSALIIVSPDWSLPFELMCDASGFPIGVILGHRHNKIMHPIYYASKMLSGAQMNYTVTKQELLAIVYAFEKFRAYLLGSKVVVYMRSCCIEVSDGEEGGETAVDWMEPIVARIQFCGERSKEVRKLGCRPSLTVEEDGGPSEELDIDDAFPDERVLAVSSHCIPESEVMEMLKACHDSPVGGHHSGTWTAAKVLEYGYYWPTLIHDANLLA